CTCAAGACCAACATGGATGACCTCAACGCGCGCGCCCGCGACATCAGCCGCATCATGGGCTTCATTTCCGACATTGCGGACCAGACAAACCTGCTGGCCCTCAACGCAGCCATAGAAGCGGCCCGTGCCGGGGACGCCGGACGCGGCTTTGCCGTGGTGGCCGACGAGGTGCGCAAGCTGGCGGAAAAGACGGTGACGTCCACCCAGGATGTGGGATCCGCCATCACCGCCATGCAAAAAAGCACGGCCCACAGTATGGCCTCCCTGGACGAAGCCGTGGCACAGGTCAAGCTGGCCACAGCCAGCGCCGACAAATCCGGCTCCGCCCTTGAGGCCATCGTCAGCATGGCCGATACCACGGCGGGCCAGGTACGCGCCATTGCCGCCGCCAGCGAAGAGCAGTCCGCCGCCAGTCAGGAGGTAACCTGCACCATCAGCAATGTCAGCCTGGCGGCCAGAGAAAGCGCGCAAACCATGGCCGAGGCTGCCCAGGCCGTCATCCATCTGGCGCAGCAGGCAGAAACCGTGGAAAATCTTGTGGAAAAACTGCGCAACAATGAGTGAGCTTGAGTACGGCATGTTGAAACGCTTTGTGGGGGAGGGACGACGAATGCGAACCTCCGCACCGCTCTGAAATCGCGTTGAAATTTTTTGTGGGGGAGGGACCCTTTTAAAAAAGGGTCGCCTCCCCCACGCCCCCTCCCCCTAAAATTTTTATTGTGTGTCAGCGTGGCGCATGCGCGCTGAAGCGGGCGTCTTGGAAGCATTGCTTCAGGCGTTGTGACGCAGGAAAATACGCCTGAAGACAGTAATTGGTTACACGACATCCAAGTGGAAGAGCCGCTGTCGCTATCCGTAGCGGTGCTGTCCTGCTCCGTAAGGCGGTTCCCGCCAACGGTTCAGGCAAGCCCGCAGGAGCGGGCAACGGCTACCGCGAGAATGGGTATTCTCAATGCGAAAATGCTATAGTTGCACTGGTACTTTCACGACCTACAGGCCCACAGGCAGGCATTGCATACAGGCCCCAACGCACAGATGCCGGACAGCTTTTGCTGCCCGGCATCCGAACATTGGCGCAACTACCGCAGAGCGGTATTCAAGATTACGGTTTGGCGGTTTTTTCGACCGCGGCGGCTTCACGCGCGGCAGGGCTCATGTGGCAGGGACGGCAACCCTTGAACTGCGGGAACTTGCCGGGATTTTCAGCCGCGAGCTTCTTGTGGCAGCCAAGGCAGGAACGATCGCCGTTCTTGGAGTGGAAGGCCATGAACATGCTCATGGGGTCACGCTCGCGCGCGCCGGGCGTGGCATGGCATTCGGTGCAGGCAACATAGCGACCGTCACTGCCTTCTTCGTGGTGGCAGTGAAAACAGGAGATGCCCTTGTGCGCCGTATGCGGGAACATGACATTCATGCGCTTGGAGCCGGAAGCTTCAATCTCGATGGGTTTTTTGATGGTGTCCGCCATCTCCTTGACGCTGCGGGCCTGCGCTCCGCCGGCACACAAAAGAGTCAGGGCAAAAAAAGTGATGACCAAGGTTTTCATGAACAAGCTCCTCCTGAGGTAGTAGACCTTCATGTCTTGGCGCATGCGGAGCGCCCTCACCGGGCGGCCGCCGGGTCTCGTCCGCAGCCACATGGCGTTGGACGCGCTCCCTCCCGGTTACCCGGTTCGGCATGCTTTCGGCCTTTTCAGAACATATGGCGCAAGTAAATTTCGTTCTCCGGCCAGGAAGGATTTTTTAGGGAAGCACTGGTTAAAGAGCCTCCTGAAAACGCGCTGGTATTTCGTTTGGCAAGGCGCGATCTTTTTTTGAAGCAGGAGTGGACTCTTCTGTCCTCAACTGTTTCAAAAAAAGGAAGCAACCCCCCAAACGGAATAAATCAGCTTTTCCGCAGCGCAACAGTGTGTGTTACGCCCGCATCGCGCTAAAAAGCCCGGCTCAGCCGCAAAACAAAAGCTCCTTGCTGCTCGTGTCTGACACAAATACTGGCGTTCCTTGCCTGCCGCCGCGCGACAGTAAAAAGCGCCATTCCTGCTTAAAGCAGACGCACAATGAAATGTTTCACATTTCAATGTTTTCATTTAGCCGAAAAGTGCGATTTTCGGCTGAATCCACGCCACGTTGTGGCGTGCTGCACTCTTGTGCAGCGTTAGAGCATTTTCACTTTTTCAAAGGTAAAATGCTCTAAAAAGTATTCCAGAACGTAGGCTTGAGCGGGCGCAGCTTTTTGCGGGTCGCCACCATGTCCAAGTGCATCATGCCAAGGGCCAGCGCGTCAAGGTCGGGGGTTCCCTCCCGTTCACGCAAATCCACGGTGGGACAATAGCTCTTGCACTTGGTGCACCAGTCCAGCCGTTCTCCCTGAGCCGCTCCGCTTTCGCGCAGCACTTCCATCACGCCGGAGCCATCCTTGCCGCATGAAGGACAAACGCGGCGCATAAACTTCCAGTTAGCGCCGCACAGGCTGCAGTGCAGATGCTTTTTGCCGCCGCCGCCCGCAAGATAGGCATTTTTTTCATCCAGAACTGGCTTGTCCAGCCAGCCTATGCTGGCAAAACTGCCGCACACGGGGCAGTAGCCCTGCTTCCACTGGCTGCCCGCGTCCCAGGGGGCATCCCCTTCTTCAGGCAGGCTCTGCGTCACAAGGGCGCGCAGAACAGGCGCAAGCACAAAACCAAAGGCGAACAAAAGCACCGAGGGATCAAGGTTATACTGCTCCGCAAGGCGCGTCTCTTCCTCACTGTTACCCGAAAGCATGGCCTCGGCCAACGATTCACGCGGGTCGGGCTTTGCCTTGGCCGTGGTTTTTTTCTTGGAGCCCTTTTTCACCGGCGCAAGCAGCAGGGCTTCCAGAGCGGCGATATGCGGGGCCATGGCCTCAAGCCCGGCCAGCAGGGGCAACAGTTTTTCGGCGCTGCTGCGCAGGGGCGCGGCAAGGCCATTCAGAGGCATGCCAGCCAGCAGCGAAAGCCCCTGCTGTACGGCTTCAGCCTGAACTTCCGGCAGGCGCAGCCCAGTGGCGCGTACGCTTTCGGCCAGATCGTCGGCCAGTTGGGCCTGGGCGGTCAGCAAAGGTTCAAAAGCCCGCAATACGGGTTCGAGAACGGGACGGCGCGCCGCCACGTCCTCCAGGGTTTTTGCCACGCTTTGGCGGGATAAGGCCATTGATGCTCCAAAACCCGGAGGCCGCGACCTCCGATCGAAAGGTGACAGCGGCGCACAGGAAGCCCCGCGCGCCACACTTGATACAAAACTGCGCCTCACCGCCGGGGCGGCAGGCCAGCTTCCGGGGAAAATGGCTTTCACCGGGCGTATTCAAGCGCCTCACCCGGCCGTACTGGCATTCGCGGCTGTCCGTCCTGGAGCATTTTCAAAGAGAAATTGCTCTGGCAGGACGCCTCGAACGCCAATACGGCCATGGCTACATTTCTGTAAGTCAGCATAATTTCAGTTTACAATTATGGCAATGCCAAACTGAAACCTGACTGAGGCACTCTACATAAACGCTGCGAACTCGTAATACTTGTCCTTGGTGTCAGCCAGAAGATAGATGACGCTCACGTCTTCCATGTCGGCAAGAAAGGCCTTGGGCCAGCGTTTTTTGGCTGTTTCAAGACGCTTTTTGGCCACAGGCAGTATCTCTTCACGCTCACCGAAAACCATGGCCCCCGTGGGGCAGGTTTTGACGCAAATGGGCTGCATGCCCGCAGAAACGCGGTCAATGCACATATCGCACTTGGTCAGGCGGCCGCTTTTGGGATCGCGCCTCGGTATGTTGTAGGGGCAGGCTTCCTGTACGGCCTGGGCGTCTTCTTCACTCAGCTTGGCGGATTTGTCCGTGGCCAGCACGGCGCCGGTTTTCTTGTCCTGAATAATGGCCCCTGGCACGCTCATATCGGCCACGTCCATGCAGGGCGGCGTCTGGCAATGGCGGCACTGGTCGGGAAAAAAGTTCCAGACCACGTTGCCTTCATCATTAATATATTCGTGAAACCGGACAATTTTGAGGTTGTTCGGGTTCAGATCCGGCGGATTCTGGTGCGTGCCGAGCTGCTTGGTGTGATTGGCGGGCAGATCGTGCCATTCCTTACAGGCCAACTGGCAGCCACGACATGCCGTGCACCGCGTGGTGTCAACTAAGAATGTTTTCGGCATAGTATGCTCCTTGTGGGGCGCGCCCCCGCACGGGGGCGCGCCTTGCTCGTTAGCCTATTTCGGTCAGCTTGTCGGCCTTGCTCAGGTTCACGCAGCAGGCCTTGGACTCAGGAATGGTGGTATTGGGGTCATACGCACCCACGGTAAGCCTGTTGGTGGAGTCGCCGCATTTTGGCGTTGTCCAGCCGAAGGCGAAGGGCATGCCCACAAGGTGGACTGTCTTGCCCATAACCGTGAAGGGCCGTATGCGCACGGTCACCATGGCGATAGCCTCGCACTTGCCGCGCGCGCTTTCCAGCAACACGCCGTCGCCGTTCTTGATGCCCTTTTCCTTGGCCAGCTCGTGGCTCATTTCCACATACAGCTGGGGTTCGGTTTCAAGCAGGTTGGGCACGTTGCGTGTTTCGCCGCCGCCGCACCAGTGCTCGGTGAGGCTATAGGTAGTCAGCACAATGGGGAAGCGCGGATCGGCCGGAGGCGCGATCTGGTCCATGGGCGACTTGTGGTACTTGTACACAGGGCTGCTGAGCTGCTTGGAGAACGGATGGCTCGCCAGGGGCGTTTCAGCAGGTTCGTAGTGTTCGGGGAAAGGCCCGTCGGCAGGGCCGGGGCCGTAGAACTGGGCATGCCCGTCCTTGACCATGATGAAGGGCAGCTTGCCCCCCTTGGGGTCGGACATGGGCGGCCAGGGGCCGTCGGGCACATCGCCCACCCACTTGCTGCCGTCCCATTCAATAACGGCTTTCTTGGGATTGAAGGGCTTGCCGTTCACGTCAACCGAGGCACGGTTGTACAGAATGCGGCGGTTGACGGGCCAGCACCACGACCAGTTGGGGAAGAGGCCGATATTGGCCTGCATGGGCGTCTGGCTGGGGTCGCGCCTGCGTGACTTGTTGCCGTCTTCTTCTGTCCAGCTTCCCGTGTATATCCAGTTGAGGGAAGAGGTTGTGCCGTCGTCCTTGAGGGCGGCAAACGCGGGCACGAGCTGGCCGCGCTTGTAGGCCTTGTCGCCCACCTTGCTGTCAGCCCAGAAGAAGCCGTTGATGCGCCTGGCCCAGTCTTCGGGATCGTACTTGTCGGTCCAGTGCATCTTCATGATGGGTTCGGGCAGCACGCCGCCCTCTTGCGCATACATCTTGCGGATGGTGTTGAAGAGGGGCACGACCACGTCAGCAAAGTTACGCGCTTCGCCGCCGGGCTGCACAGCCTGGTCAAACCACTGGAGCCAGCGCCCGCTGTTGCTGATGGTGCCCGCCTTTTCAATACGGTGGGCCGACGGCAGCAAAAAGACTTCCGTCTTCTTTGTCTTGGGGTCAACCCCGGGGCGCTTCCAGTTGTCCGTGGTTTCGGAGTTATGGATTTCAGAGCAGACGAGCCAGTCCAGATTGTCCAGGGCTGTCCGCATCTTGTTGGTGTTGGGGAAGCTGTTCATGGGGTTCACGCCCATGATGAAGCCGCCCTTGATCTTGTTATTGTATATCCTGTCCATCATATACATGTACGAATAGTCTTCGCCCGGCTCCAGCTTGGGCAGCAGGCTGTAACAGAAGTCGTTCTCGGGCGTGGCGGCATCGCCGAACCAGCCCTTGAGCAGACTTGCTATGTACTTGGGCCTGTTGCCCCACCAGTTGGCGCTGTTGGGCAGGGTGGTGACCGGCGTATTGGCCTTGTTGTAGTCGGCCAGGGTCTGCCACGGAGCCTGCGGGGTGCCGTGATAACCGGGGATGTTGTTGTACAGCAGGGCATGGTCTGTGGACCCCTGCACATTGGGTTCGCCGCGCAGGGCGTTGATGCCGCCGCCAGCCACGCCGATGTTGCCCAGCAAGAGCTGCACAAGGGTGGAAAGGCGGATGTTCTGCACGCCCACGGTGTGCTGTGTCCAGCCCAGGGCGTACAAAATGGTGCCTGCCTTGTCGGGGCTGCCGGTGGCGCAGAAGTTCTTGTAGACCTTGAGCAGGTTTTCCTGCGACACGCCCGTAACGTCGGAGACGTTCTTGAGTGTGTAACGGGAATAGTGGTCTTTCATCAGGTTGATGACGCAACGCGGGTTCTTGTGCGTGGGGTCGATGACAGGCGCGCCGTCAGGCCCTGCGGCCTTGGCCCACAGTTTTTTGTCATACTTGCGGCCATCGGCGTTGTAGCCGCTGAAGAGTCCGTCTTCAAAGGCGTAGCCGTCGCCCACCACAAAGGCCGCGTCGGTGTAGTTGTTGACGTAATCCTTGTGATAACAGCCATTTTCAAGAATATAGTTGACCATGCCGCCAAGGAAGGGAATGTCCGTGCCGGAACGAAGTGGCACGTGGAAATCACACCTGGCGGATGTGCGCGAGAATTTGGGGTCAACGTGCATGAGCACGGCCCCGTTGTCCTTGGCTCTCATGATCCACTTGAAAGCCACGGGATGATGTTCAGCGGCATTACTGCCGATAATAAGCACCGCATCGGCATTCTTGATGTCGATCCAGTGGTTGGTCATTGCACCGCGTCCGAACGACTCTGCCAGAGCCGCAACAGTGGGGCTGTGTCAGACCCGTGCCTGGTGGTCCATATGGACAACACCCAGGCCGCGCAAGGCTTGATGGATGACCGCGCATTCCTCGTTGGAGGCGTGCGAGGTTCCCATCCAGAATATGGTTTCCAGGCGGTTGACCGTCTGGCCTTTTTCGTTTTTGAGGATCATGTCCTTGTCACGGGCGTCTTTTACGCGCCGCGCGATCTGCTCAAGGGTCCAGTCCCAGTCCTTCTCTTCCCACTTGTCGCTGTGAGGCGCGCGGTACAGGGGCTTTTTCAGACGATGATCGCTTGTGTACATCGAATAGAGGGCCGCGCCCTTGGCGCAGAGCGCGCCTTCAGTGATGGGAAAGTCAGGGTCGCCCTCGGTGGAGACGAGCTTGCCGTCTTTCACATAGGCGATGATCTGACACTGTACTGAACAAAAGGGGCAGATGCTCGATACTTCGCGAGCCCCTTCAATTTTGAGTTTAACGGCGTACGCCTGGGCTTCGCCCAGATCGAAGCCCAGGTTC
The window above is part of the Desulfovibrio sp. genome. Proteins encoded here:
- a CDS encoding 4Fe-4S dicluster domain-containing protein, which encodes MPKTFLVDTTRCTACRGCQLACKEWHDLPANHTKQLGTHQNPPDLNPNNLKIVRFHEYINDEGNVVWNFFPDQCRHCQTPPCMDVADMSVPGAIIQDKKTGAVLATDKSAKLSEEDAQAVQEACPYNIPRRDPKSGRLTKCDMCIDRVSAGMQPICVKTCPTGAMVFGEREEILPVAKKRLETAKKRWPKAFLADMEDVSVIYLLADTKDKYYEFAAFM
- a CDS encoding cytochrome c3 family protein — protein: MKTLVITFFALTLLCAGGAQARSVKEMADTIKKPIEIEASGSKRMNVMFPHTAHKGISCFHCHHEEGSDGRYVACTECHATPGARERDPMSMFMAFHSKNGDRSCLGCHKKLAAENPGKFPQFKGCRPCHMSPAAREAAAVEKTAKP
- a CDS encoding formate dehydrogenase accessory protein FdhE; amino-acid sequence: MALSRQSVAKTLEDVAARRPVLEPVLRAFEPLLTAQAQLADDLAESVRATGLRLPEVQAEAVQQGLSLLAGMPLNGLAAPLRSSAEKLLPLLAGLEAMAPHIAALEALLLAPVKKGSKKKTTAKAKPDPRESLAEAMLSGNSEEETRLAEQYNLDPSVLLFAFGFVLAPVLRALVTQSLPEEGDAPWDAGSQWKQGYCPVCGSFASIGWLDKPVLDEKNAYLAGGGGKKHLHCSLCGANWKFMRRVCPSCGKDGSGVMEVLRESGAAQGERLDWCTKCKSYCPTVDLREREGTPDLDALALGMMHLDMVATRKKLRPLKPTFWNTF
- the fdnG gene encoding formate dehydrogenase-N subunit alpha — its product is MKSTRRSFLKGVGAGVLCLTLGNLGFDLGEAQAYAVKLKIEGAREVSSICPFCSVQCQIIAYVKDGKLVSTEGDPDFPITEGALCAKGAALYSMYTSDHRLKKPLYRAPHSDKWEEKDWDWTLEQIARRVKDARDKDMILKNEKGQTVNRLETIFWMGTSHASNEECAVIHQALRGLGVVHMDHQARVUHSPTVAALAESFGRGAMTNHWIDIKNADAVLIIGSNAAEHHPVAFKWIMRAKDNGAVLMHVDPKFSRTSARCDFHVPLRSGTDIPFLGGMVNYILENGCYHKDYVNNYTDAAFVVGDGYAFEDGLFSGYNADGRKYDKKLWAKAAGPDGAPVIDPTHKNPRCVINLMKDHYSRYTLKNVSDVTGVSQENLLKVYKNFCATGSPDKAGTILYALGWTQHTVGVQNIRLSTLVQLLLGNIGVAGGGINALRGEPNVQGSTDHALLYNNIPGYHGTPQAPWQTLADYNKANTPVTTLPNSANWWGNRPKYIASLLKGWFGDAATPENDFCYSLLPKLEPGEDYSYMYMMDRIYNNKIKGGFIMGVNPMNSFPNTNKMRTALDNLDWLVCSEIHNSETTDNWKRPGVDPKTKKTEVFLLPSAHRIEKAGTISNSGRWLQWFDQAVQPGGEARNFADVVVPLFNTIRKMYAQEGGVLPEPIMKMHWTDKYDPEDWARRINGFFWADSKVGDKAYKRGQLVPAFAALKDDGTTSSLNWIYTGSWTEEDGNKSRRRDPSQTPMQANIGLFPNWSWCWPVNRRILYNRASVDVNGKPFNPKKAVIEWDGSKWVGDVPDGPWPPMSDPKGGKLPFIMVKDGHAQFYGPGPADGPFPEHYEPAETPLASHPFSKQLSSPVYKYHKSPMDQIAPPADPRFPIVLTTYSLTEHWCGGGETRNVPNLLETEPQLYVEMSHELAKEKGIKNGDGVLLESARGKCEAIAMVTVRIRPFTVMGKTVHLVGMPFAFGWTTPKCGDSTNRLTVGAYDPNTTIPESKACCVNLSKADKLTEIG